TCTGACCGAGCACAAGGACCGCGCCCGTCAATCGGGCATGGACGGTCACATGGCCAAACCTGTCGAACTTTCTCAGCTGCGTGAGCTGGTCGAACACTGGGTTGAGCAGCGAGCGATCAGTCAGGCCAACGCCGAAGCGGCTGATCGGGATCGTTACCAGCAAAACTGACAGGTCAACGGCTGGCATCGCCTGATAGACTCCGCGACGTCCTTAATTGCCGCGCAGGCTCAAACCATGCTCCACGTGTTGTTCAGCGTTTATTTGAAGATGCTGGTGCTGTATAGCCCGTTTTTCGTGCTGTCGTGCTTCATCAGCCTGACGCGTGGTTACTCACGCAAAGAACGCCGTCACCTGGCCTGGAAGGTGGCGCTCGCCACACTGATCTCCAGTGTTTTGCTGTATCTGTTCGGCCGGGTGATTTTCAGTGTGTTCGGCATTACTGCCGACGCCTTTCGAATCGGCGCCGGCAGCGTGCTGTTCATCTCTGCGTTGGGAATGGCCCAAGGCAAGTCCGGCATACAAACCGATAACGTCCAGCAGGACGTGACCATCGTGCCGCTGACCATCCCGCTGACCGTCGGCCCCGGAACCATCGGTGCGCTATTGGTGATGGGCGTCAGCCAACCCCATTGGGACGACAAGCTCACCGCGATAGTGAGCATTGCGCTCGCCAGCCTGACTGTCGGCGTGGTGCTCTACCTGTCCAACAGCATCGAGCGCATTCTGGGCGACCAGGGACTGCAGATCGTCAGCCGCCTGATGGGATTATTCGTATGTGCGCTTGCTGCGCAGATAATTTTCACCGGGATCAAGGGCTATCTGGTGCCGTGAGCGGCCAAGACGCTTCACAACTGAATGATCTCGATGGTTTTCAAGGAATTTTCGGAGAGGTAACTGCGGATTTTGTCCCGGTAAGGCGCATATCCCTGCGCCGTAAACCTGAAGGACGCGCCGTTCGGCCGTATCGTCATCTCTCCGGTGAGGGCATGCCAAAAGAAAAACGCATCGCTGACGGCAGTGGTGGTCATGTGCAGCCCGCACACCATTATCGTGACCCCACCCCGGTCGTCCATCTGACACGGTACGACCTGAAAACTCTCGGACCGCCCTGCGCTGAACCATGAATCAAAAAATATTTTTGCATGGTCACTTGCCAGCAGTATGTCCAGCGAAGTGCGCATCAACGCCCGAAGCTCAGGCGATGTAGCGCGTCCCGAGATCTGTTGGGGAACGCTCTGCAAATCACGCAGGCGCTTGATCACAAGCCGGATGGGATCGATAGCGCCGGTCAGCACGCCGCCTTTCTGAAGGATTATTCGCTGATACTGCTCGATCCACAGCCGCCATTGGGCGCGTTTTTCGTGCTTCTTGTCGGCTGAAAGCTGTGCATACATCAGGCAATCCAGGATGTCATCGCGCAGTGCCCGTGGAACGTCGTCACTGAATGACAGCACACCGTCGCCGATCAAAAATGTGTCGTTACTGGCCATAGGCAGCCTCCCACAAGGCACGGGTCAAAGCCTGACGCCGGCCCGCCAGCGCCCTGGTAACCTGGGCACGGTTACGGCTGAACGGTTTCTCCTGCAACTGCAGCGCATAAAATGTCAGCTGGACGCTCCCTGAAACCTGAAGCGACGCAGCCGGCTGGAACAGGAAGTCCGGGGGCAGCGGCAACTGACTGGTGAAGTTGACACCCGCGAGAAACAGCGACGAATCAGGGCCGACAAAACCCAACTGCATGGAAACGTGAGTACTGCTAGGTGCATCGCATCCATCGTCTGGGTTCGGTAGTGAGCACGCCTTGGTCAAAGCAGGTACAGATTGCAGCACCTGATCGGCGTAAAGCCGGACCGCTGGCTGATCGGGCGCGCTCATGTAACAAGCTGCCGACAAGGCTTGCGCGCAAGTGATTGCACCGGCAGGCATGAACGCCGGCAGGTCTGCCAGGATCCAGTCCCACAAAGTAACGGCTTCAGGGCTGGCAGGTGTCTGCAGCGTGCTCGTATCGCTATTCAGCTTCCAGCCGAACGCCACGATCGCTCTTACGAACGTGTCGTCCCAACCATCAAACTCAGTGAACCGTGAGTGTTTTTTCGAGGCGGCAAGTTGCATGTACAACATGGAATTTACGACGTCGTCTTTATGGAGCAGCGTACAGACGGCGGGGACGAATAACAGACAACCTGCGCATACCAGCGCTTCATCTTTTCCTTGATGCATAAAATTCTTCCTTGGGATGCATGAAGTGGCGGGGGCGCGAGGCCCCCGACCACTTTTAAATCTCGAATTCTTCAATAGCCTCTATACCGCGATCACTCAGTTTCTTTTGAACGGCATCCCTGAGCGTCCCGTATTGACGCGAATTGAGGACAACTCCATTGCCCTCCTTATAGGTTTCGACGTCAGACTTGTTCCACTCCCAAAACAAAACATTGGTCACATCGGAACGCGTCTCGAAGCTGACAGCACCTACTACCACTGTGACGGTACCGTCCTGACTTTCGTTGCAGGTCACGATGCGCACGCTGCCACCGCGATTCTGCCTGGCGTGACGCTCAAACAGGCGCAGCGGTTTTTCA
The DNA window shown above is from Pseudomonas sp. BSw22131 and carries:
- a CDS encoding MarC family protein; translation: MLHVLFSVYLKMLVLYSPFFVLSCFISLTRGYSRKERRHLAWKVALATLISSVLLYLFGRVIFSVFGITADAFRIGAGSVLFISALGMAQGKSGIQTDNVQQDVTIVPLTIPLTVGPGTIGALLVMGVSQPHWDDKLTAIVSIALASLTVGVVLYLSNSIERILGDQGLQIVSRLMGLFVCALAAQIIFTGIKGYLVP